The sequence below is a genomic window from Cucumis melo cultivar AY chromosome 5, USDA_Cmelo_AY_1.0, whole genome shotgun sequence.
CAGACGGTTAGTGACATAAAGCATGATGTTGAATCCCAACTACAGCAGACCCGCCAAACCGGTTTTAGGGTTCAGAGAATCGCGAAAAGGTTAAAGAAACTTCACATTAGTGGTCTCAACAATGCCATAAACTCTGCAACTGTTGTGGCTGTTCTCATTGCTACTGTTGCTTTTGCGGCTATATTCACCGTACCAGGCCAGTTTGTCGAGCAGAAATCGAATGGTGAAACTCTGGGACAGGCACATATCGCTACAAATGCAGCTTTCATCATTTTTATGGTCTCCGACAGTATGGCATTGTTCATTTCCCTGGCAGTTGTAGTTGTCCAGACATCTGTGGTTGTGATTGAACAGAAGGCAAAGAGACAGCTGGTTTTTGTAATTAACAAGCTCATGTGGTTGGCTTGCCTCTTCATTTCAGTTGCCTTCATTTCAATCACATATGTGGTTGTTGGGTCAAACCACAAGTGGCTAGCGATCTGTGCAACTGTGATTGGTAGCACAATAATGCTTACAACAATCGGTTCCATGTGCTATTGTGTTGTTCAACACAGGATGGAGGAGTCAAAAATGAGAAGTATTAAGCGAGCGGAGAGCAGATCTCATTCCTATTCCATGTCTGTTGTAGCATCAGAATCAGAGTTGTTGAATAACGAATACAAAAGGATGTATGCACTTTAAAGGTGATTCATATAGAGATAGGATACAAAAGCATGTAACTATTACCAGGTGATGGTTTATCTTAGGTTGTAGTAACTGGTTTCTGCCACTCATCAACTCGGTGATTTTGGTGCCGGTCTTCAATGGCTATGGAGCTTTTGACATGCAACTGGGAGCATGGATTACTCGATGGTATAGAACACCGGCAACGTTGGTCCACGTTCGCCTGTGATCTTTTTGCATCATGCTTAAAAAAGAGCATGACAGCGAGGATAATAAACACTAGAACTTCAATGCAGATGATATCCAGATATTAGAGTATGGTAACAGTTCACTTATGTATATGTTTATGCCTATCTACCATTTCCAAACGATGATGGTGTTGAGGCCGATACCGTCAACACTGGGTTTATGAGGTTGTATCGGGCCATGCCAGTGATCAATACTGTCACGTTTTGGGTTTGTAGATATTCCATTGAATCTTTATACCATCACATACTGGGTCTGCCTACGTATTATTTATATACCATCTGCTCTCAATTTTCCTGTATATTCCATGATATGGTAAATTTTATTGCCTGAATATCAGTTTTCACTTGAAGTTCTTGATCAGTTTCTTACCAAGGTTTTCATCTCACATTCTTACCTAAAGTAGTTTCAACCAACCATCCTAAAATGAGAAATTTAGATCTTAATATATTGAAATGTAAAGATGATGCAATACTGGATAAATCCAGTTCAAGGTACTTGGGAACTTTCCCTGTAAGCATATACAGTTATTTTATACACAATAGGGATGTTTTAAAGCTCTAACACAATGGAAGAGTCAACACCCAACTCGAAATTAATTTAGAATCTTCGGTTTCTagtttttctgtttttaaaattttgtttttgatatCATATTAAAATGTCTCATACCAATAAAGATAGTTGTATGTACTTATATACCAAAGATCATTTACTTAACCGATGTAAAACTTTGGTTGATTCACAACAATGAATATAAAAAGTAATCATCCAATTGACCAAAATGAAAATAGTTCGAATACTTAATCTCGGGAAAATACTAAAAGAAACATGTGtaagagaaataaataaaaaaaaaattgaaaataataataaagaaaaaacaacacGTAATATCCATAATATTTAggaaaattaaaacataaaatttgcAAGAATATCAATTAGATACTGCACTAATTACATATGCCTAAGTTTGGATTTTGACTCACATTTACTCATAAGGGTTTGGTACATGTCTTTTTTATTCTGCATGTTTCCTTCTAAAATGAATCGAGGAGGCATCTAGAACAAGGGATGACTTATAATAGATCggatattataataatataaggattataataatttgCGTTTGTAGTGCAAACTATTATAATCTGTGTTGTTATAGTCAATGTTTGAAGTGCAAACTATTATAATTTGTGTCATTATAAGTTTTGTTTGGAAATTATCATAATCTGTGTTATTATAAATTGTGTTTGGGATGAAAAAGTGTTATAAACTAGGgttttcactattttttttttgtctacatACATAATGTACACAAAATACACAAATTCTTTcgattgattttattaaatattgttAATTATGATGTTCATCTAATTTTTTTGTCATGATACAtgaaatatacatttttttcttctaactgattttattaaatcttgttGTTTAGGATGTTTATTTCTTTGATTACATTTTTCATAAGTCACTacatataacaaaaataattttaggagaaagtttaattactaattcttcattttcattatttaattattagtCTTTTTCATTACTTTGGGTTTTTTTCGATAATGATTTTTAAAGAAAGTATAAGtttgttaattttgtaaaagttaaaagaaaattaaaaaattaaatttgataagTTCTTGGGTGATTTTAACCACTACATACtatattcttttttaaatatattagtcATATTATCATTGATTTTGAtacaaatttattctttttatgacataaatttattccttttctttttctctcttttatcaTATTGTCTTTCTTTTTATAACATAAATTGTCTCTTAAAAATATGCATTATAACgtatattttcttcttcaaatttatgatataaatttggttcttcaaattttgttttatgctacatcttttcataaaatagaatttcaatgaaaaattagaattagaattttttttgaaaattattcctttgatttatttggaaataaaaactaaaaaaaataaataaaatttgattcAATGGAAATACAAATATAGTTTCATTTCATCCACTATGCACCTAATtaccaatatttatttttattatgtttatttatttctatagcAAACATTGTCAAAACTTGTTGATTGTCcggtttgtttgtttgtttgttttttcctCTTCGAAAACTGAAAATAAACTGATAAAATTATGAATTAATATTTTTGCAAAGTTTTAAGCAAATGATTTTTCATATTATGGTTAAGCATTAACTGTTTTacacaattttcttaaatttttgtaaataaaattttcctaatttattttttctaagtagcttttattatgttatttttgcaaatgtatcTTTCCTAACAAGCCATATTTCTAAGTActttttgtaaaatatattttttttaaatttatttgtcCTAACTAGATTtttattttgcaaatatatctttctataatttctttttcctaacaAGCCATATTCCTAAGTTATTTTTGTTTGCaaagtagattttttttttaatttatttttcctaacaAAATTTACTAGATGAATTTTCTTGTGGCgtaattaaaatttgtaaaatatataaaaacctTGGAAAAGTGAGAAATAGTGACGTAGGAAAAATGGTCGGAGCGAGGAATAGTGACAAAGGGGGAGTGGGAAATAGGGAAAGATGAGAAATAGAGGAAGAAGTAGAATAGTCTTAATCATAATCCTAAggggcgtttgggggaaggaaaggAATAAGGGGAAAATGAGAAAAGTGGAGgattatgaaaagaaaaagattatgataatcctcAGGGGAATGAATAAGTGAGAAGGATtatgaaaaaattattataattcttGCTTGAGGGAAGGATCGtgacaaattattattattattattttaaattcataCTCTTAAATTTTTTGTTAAAATTCGTATTATAAATACAATACACgaataattgtattttaaatttatcgAATTCGCTCATTTTTAATCGGAAAGCATGCTCGATAAGTTTTCGTAAAAACGATGTCAATTTTGAACGTTTTGTATACAAGCGTTCCATGTCAATAACTTAATCGATGTTTTATgagcgaaaaaaaaaattatacctCTTTTTTTAAAGTGACGTTGTACTTGCAATATCGAGAAAGTACGAAACATTAACAATCGATTTAAACAAACGACAAACAACATAATTGCAttgaaacaaaatgaaataagggaaaaaaaaattatgactCAAAATATAGTTAAATGGTGACGTCAATTACATCGGAGTTCATGCGTAGGCAAAATATGTATTTGATGGCTAATACAACTAAACTTTTAACTTTTATGTataatagtatatatatatatataaagagatGTTAGACACataacttaaaaaagaaaaacataaatgaaactattgatatttttaaattttaaaaaagccATTTCATAAACTTTTATACACTTTTTGAAATATGTATAAacttataataaaattataaccTCAAGAAATTTTGAAGGTGTCTTATCCACTAAAATACcttcaaatttatatttacaAGGCAGATAATTATAATTGGGATTCAAACTTTTTAGTAttctataatatttttttattattttttttaaatgggtTTTATCCTACTGCTAAATTATGTTTAAATCGCCTTAAATTATTAACCATATAATGAAAACTTTTAATACTACactaatatagaaaaataactattgtaataaaaaaaaattataaaagaaggTAATAAAATCAAATGATATCTAAAATGGTGTCAAATTATTGAATGAAGCAAGTATTATCGatcatttatattatatttgacGAATTGAATTAAACGTGTTTATTTaacgaaaaataaaaataaataaacaaaaagtgttactaagaataaaaaaagaaaagtatatatattatatattaaaagagagagatcgagagagaaagaaagaaaatgagaatTAAACCTATTGCTTTTCTCCTTATTCcttacttcaaacatgaaaagGATTAGTTATTTCTTTTCACCGTTCAAATAGCCCATAGAATTATAATAGTCCGTTCCACTTTTTCATATTTTGAGGGTCAAAACAACCCTAAGTTTCTATTATCTATTGATTGAAAAGTTCTTCATTGATCGATACGATACATATATACTATATTGATGTGTTTAATTGTTATGTATAATatatttcaaaagaaagaaggaaagagatGAAGAAGGCCTTTGGACAGAGCACGCGCTTGCTATGGGCGAGAGAACGCAACGATGCTACCAAATCCCATCGTCTTATAAGGAAATGAAACCAAAGCAATGAGTCAAAAAGGTGAAATTTGAAAAGAGTACGCGAGAGGGTTCCAAAACCTTGGGCTCTCAAATACCGATCACCAACCAAATCCAACGCCATTAAAGCTCCAGCTTCGACCCTACCAACTACATCTCCCCAAGCCGTTTCTCCCATTTTTCATTCTAACGTTTCGcatatctctctctctctctctctctctccagtTTTCTACAATTCAACAGAGAGTGACTGAGAGAGAGCGCGTTCTTTGGAGAAGACAGCAATGGAACACTGGAGGATGATTCTGCCGTCTTTCCTGTTAATTTTCACCTTCTTGGTGACGGATCTTCTGCGCCCTACACATGCCATTTGGCTTAACCTTCCTTCAACAGGAACCAAGTGCGTCTCTGAGGAAATCCACAGCAACGTCGTTGTTTTGGCTGATTATGTTGTAATCTCTGAGAATTACACCCACACGCCCACCGTTTCCGTCAAGGTGAGCCCTCAATCGGTCAACGCTAGGGTTTTTcgatgatttcttttttttccttttcaattttCTACCTGGTTTTTTCTGGCTGATTGAAGATGTAATCTTACCGGAAATTAAGATTGCTTATCTTGAACGGATTGGATGCTGGTCGTTTTGGTTTCACAAGATTTTTTACTGCCTCTTTAGTTATCTTCTGtcgggattttttttttctttcatgtaTGCATTAGTGTTACATTATGCTTGAATTTTGCAGAGAGTGATTGTTGTTTCGTGGGCAGTGAGTGCTATGAAAGACATCTACATCCACTATAATTAATAGTGATAAAGATTGGTAATGGATAAAGGGAGACAGTGGGAGGCTCATTAGTACCTGTTGGGTTCTCTTCATTTAGTTTTGCATCTTGTAGAGTTTGTTTTAAAAGTTGTTCTAtgcaattaattttttttctctacagGTGAGAAGAATCGCCATATTTGTTTAGTTTGGTTGCCAATCCCATTTATCTTAAGCTAATGTGAAGAGAATATCCTAATACGTAATAAGTAATATCCTTTATATGTGGAAATGGTCAGCTGATGTGTTGATCTATGTCCTTGTATCCTTGGCTTATTATTCAATCTGTAAATTTTCTCTCTCAGGTGACATCGCCTTACGGGAACAACCTCCACCAAAAGGAGAATCAAACGACTGGGCAGTTTGCATTCACCACAGCGGAGGCTGGCAACCATCTGGCATGCTTTTGGGTTGATGGTCATCATCAGGGTGGTGGTGAAGTTAGCTTAAATCTCGATTGGAGAACTGGGATTTCAGCTAAGGACTGGGATTCCgttgcaaaaaaagaaaaaattgaggTGTGTTTTCTTCTTAAGCTGACAGTTTCAAGATATGTATGTCATTGAGTTGCGTCTTGTTCTTAATCATCTTCCAACAAAAAttgaagtgttttttttttcttttttctttttcttaatttaatttaattattatcatttttattttattttattttatttcgtAAAAGAAGTGTTTTTGTTAATGGCTGGCAATAGAGGGCACCCTCCAGTTCTCAACCCACACACACAccccaaaaacaaaaaaaaactacatCATCGGAGCCTTTGAATCATCGATAATTATCTAATGACAGCAGACTTTTGTACGTAAAGAAACCCGCCAAGATGTTTTATTGTGTACAAGACCACAAAAGAAGTCAAAATATGACTGAAGGAGTGTGCATTTCTTTCCTTCTAAATGTGCCACAAAAGAGATCTAAGAGACAACTTTCAACAATCTCGGTTTTCCCTCTCAAGTTCCATGCATGAAGTCCTTCCACAAGCCAACCTTTGGCCTCCTTTTTTGtggtctttttattatttttttatgagaAACAAAACCTTCCACCTTCTTAGGAAGGGAAAAAGAAGTTTCCAAGTTTCCAGTCAAGTAATTCCACAATCTAGAGGCACAATCACATTTTATAGATACATCCTGCAACCAGAAGGCAAGGGGTCCAACTCCTCAACTTTATTTGAAGTTCATCTTCAGTGTTGTGGCTGTTAAAAGCCAAGACTAGGAAAACTTTAACTTTCTTAGGACACTTGCACTTCAAAATCATGCTAGTCAAAGGTTAAGATGCGGAGATTAAGGTAGTGAACCGTCAACCTGCTCGTTATGTAGCTCAGCTATGATATTTTACTGAAATTTATAGGCTAAGGGCTCATAACGAAGCAACAAGATGTCACTAatgtaatataataaaattaagtATTAAgtctaaaaaatttatttattaatttaagtacattttcataaaatttttatttttataatatttctaaaaatatctATTGGCAGCAACATTTTATCAATATTCCAGTGAAATTGAGACAGACATTTGCATCGACAATGACATTTTAAACCTTGATATGTATTCATAGTTTCATTCACTAATGAAATGGTTGGCACCTCTTTGATTTTTAGTTTTCCCCTCCCCTTCTCATTCTCTGAAGTCATATTAGGACTGTCTAATTTTAGTTTATCCATTTTGGTTGCTTGGTATTAAACAATGAGTGGGTTCAGGGCTAGAGAGACGCGAGAATGAGAGGTTGGAGGGACTTAGTTTGAGGGGTAGAGACTGAATCAGAATAAGAGAATTAGATGTAGACCACTAGTTGAAAACCATGACTAGTAGAGACTGAAGACTAAGAGAGAAGCTTGTTAGAATTAGAGGGAAAGATGTATGTTGTTAACTTGCCAACATCAGGTCCTTCTTTTTCAAccaatattttaaagaaggaagataaacaaaaacaaaagctTTAGGCAGGTGCCAAAAAGCATTTAGACCTGTGTCATGGTGTGTGGTTTTGTAATGCCACCTCGCCTGAATCAACGTGAGAGACTCTACTAGCACCTCTATGTGCTTCATGCCTAAGCACACTACTAAGTCACCAAGGCAATGTTGGGGGCAAGGAGTGGAGTTCTTTAATTTGGAGTTTGCTTAGTCTGAGGCGTTAATTAGTGTAAGAAGTTATTTAGTCTGAATTTGAGTTGTAGAGTTGTTTAGTTTGGAGTTATAAAGTAAGTGCGTAGTTGTTTAACCTGGAGTTGTAAAGTTTGAGTTTATGCTGTTTTCATTTTTGCTGTAATTTACAATAAGTGGTAGGTTCCAATAATTTTTTTagtcaaaattttaattaataaatatttgttCTTGTTAATTCCTAATTTGAGATGTTAAGTTGTAATGTTTTATGTATATTGtacaattttgtttatctaTCAATTTTGACGAAGTCGGCATTAGTGGAGCCAGCACACATGGCTAACTGAAATAAGAGGATTGAAGGAGGTCAGAAAACACGAAAGGAAGAGAGAGATGCGGGAAAGAGCGAGAGAGGGGATTAAAGAAACATTTGTACTTAAATAGTCATTACCATTTTAAGTCTTAGAGTAGGGTTATTTTTACATTTAATGTGATAAACAACACATTGGACCAAACGGAGAGTGGGCTTATGAACATCGCTCTCTAGGCCAATCGACTCCTATCCCAAAGAAGGATAAACTTATGATCTTATATGTACCACTCAAAGTTTTTTGCTCTTCATATGTTTCCTCAAATAACCTTGAAGTTAATTTCAAATTGCTAACTTGCAGGGTGTTCAGCTTGAGCTCCTGAAACTTGAAGGGGCGGTACAGGCCATTCATGAGAATCTTATCTATCTAAAGAACAGGTAATCTACTTTGCAAAACTATTCAAATCcgattcaaaaaaaaaatttctccatGAATGTTTGAATTAATCATTTATACAATCACAGGGAAGCGGATATGAGGATAGTTAGtgaaaaaacaaatggaagAGTGGCGTGGTTTAGCATAATGTCTTTGGGTGTTTGTATTTTTGCTTCAGCACTTCAACTCTGGTACTTGAAGCGATTCTTCCATAAAAAGAAGCTCATCTAAAATACTATTCTTTTTCTCTAGTCTTctttttgattttcttttcttacacCAAGAAGTATAAAGGGCATGATACTAGATTGTAGACTATA
It includes:
- the LOC103491312 gene encoding transmembrane emp24 domain-containing protein p24delta3-like; translation: MEHWRMILPSFLLIFTFLVTDLLRPTHAIWLNLPSTGTKCVSEEIHSNVVVLADYVVISENYTHTPTVSVKVTSPYGNNLHQKENQTTGQFAFTTAEAGNHLACFWVDGHHQGGGEVSLNLDWRTGISAKDWDSVAKKEKIEGVQLELLKLEGAVQAIHENLIYLKNREADMRIVSEKTNGRVAWFSIMSLGVCIFASALQLWYLKRFFHKKKLI